From Alteromonas sp. BL110:
TCTAGCGGTTATCTCTTTCCATTTAGACGAAGGTTCCACGGTGTCCTCTCATAACTTAATTACAAAATAAAAAAGATTCAGTTAGTTATTCTGCTATCAAGTTATGTTCCGTTTTGCTCGTATCTGTATTTTACGCTTGCGAACTAGTATTTCAGGTTAACGTTCTGAACTGTCTGCAGCAGCTTTTAGCAGCAAGTTTTGAAGTGTACGTTTACTGTGGGCACAATTGCAGTGAACGTCTGTCATATGTAGAACTTCACCTTTAAGCATTTTTTGAAGTACAGATGCTCTCACACTCAAAGAGACAAAGCCGTCTTCATTTGGTATTTGTTTCGACATCATCATTCGCTCCTTCAACTTTTTGGTTTAATGCAGGGCCGCAGACGCCAGCGGCCTGCTAATTTTAGGTTCATAGGTTTGCTCAAGCGTGTGCTGAATAGCGGATATAAGCCTACATACAGATGGATTAGTGGCATGCAAAGGCAATATGGCAATTAACTGTTGTTGGCACTCCTGCAAAATTGCGTGAGATTCTTGCTTTTTATCTTCTTGAGCAAGTAAAGAAGATAAGTACATGCCCATAGTGCCGAACGCGAGTACGTCTTCTTGCACAGCGCTCACTTTTTCAGAAGATATGGGCTGCAGCGCATTGAGAATCGCCTTAGCGGCTTCAAAGGTTTGATACCCCAACTCTCTGGCACAATCTAATTTACCCTGCTGGTGAGCTTGCTGAGTTTGTGCCTGCATTGCTAAGCGATGCTCTCGTGCGCTTGAAGGATTTAGCTGTAGCCATTTTCTGTAAACTGGGCATAGACGTTGAACATTCACATAAGCACCTCCTGTTTTTTATAACATTAGTGCAAATAAGAATCATTATCAAATGTAAAGTTCAAAAAATCTATTGCCGTGATTTGAAATGGCTATCTAAAAAGTGGCTGGTATTGTTTTGGCAACGTGGTTTTAAAGGCTCTAGTGCCTTCTAGCCAAAGGAATCTTTTGTTCAGGAAAGCATGTTAGACAGCCACCATAATAAGACGACCACCAGCGTAATAGCGAATACGGCTTTTACCTTGTAGCGCTTTATAAGCTGCTCTGCTTTGTCACCGGCGTAGTACACCACTACTGCAAGGCCAAAATAGCGAATAGCGCGGGCAATAACCGTGGCTAAAAGGAAAAGTGGAAGTGAGTATTGGGTGGCGCCGGCAGCTAACATGGCCACTTGAAAAGGAATAGGCGCAATGCCTAGCGTCATCACAAACCAAAAGCCTTGGTTTTGCATTTGTTGTTTAACGCTGTCGAACTGATCTTGACTAAAGAAGGTATCAATAACCCACTGACCAACTAGGTCGAAAAGGTAATAGCCAAGGGCATAGCCAAAAACAGCGCCAATCACACAGCCCACGGTGGCCATTAACGCAATTTTCCAGAGCGAATCTCGTCTAGCTTGCATTAACGGCACCATAACGGCTTCAAGCGGTATAGGAACAATGGTCGATTCTAAAAATGACGCCAGAGTAATACCCTTTAACATATGTTTGGAATCGATAAGCTTTTTGGTTTTGTGCTTAACTTTTTTACCTAGTGCCATGTAACCTCTACCACTTTTATTGTTTTACTGCTTGTAAACTACCCCGTCTTTCATCACAAAAGACACGCTTTCCATAAGCGATATATCGTCAAGCGGGTTGCCTTGAACTGCCACAATATCTGCTAGCTTGCCTTGTTCTAATGTACCTAATATATCGCTTATGCCCAATAAATCTGCGCTATTAACGGTAGCACTAAGAAGTGCGTCAGCAGGGTTCATTCCGGCTTCAACCATTAATGCAAATTCCTGTGCATTATCGCCATGGGCTGATACACCACTGTCTGTACCAAAAGCAATTTTTACGCCCGCTTTGTGCGCTTGTTCAAAGGTATTTTGAATTAAGGGTCCGATGGCTGCTGCTTTAGGGCGAACTAGCTCAGGAAAGAAACCATCGATCTTGGCTTTATCTGCTACAAACTTTCCAGCCAAGATAGTGGGTACGTAATAGGTGCCGTGTTTTTTCATCAGCTCGCGAATTTCACTATCCATGTAGGTACCGTGCTCAATAGAATCTACTCCAGCTTCTATTGCGCGCTTCATACCTTCTTTACCGTGGGCATGCACAGCCACCGTCATACCGTAGTCTTTTGCTGTATCGACAATCGCTTCTAATTCATCGGTCATAAACTGTGGATTTTGGCCGCTTTTAGCTACGCTTAGTACGCCGCCAGTTGCAGTAATTTTGATTAGGTCGGCACCATCTTGATAACGGGCTCGTACCGCTTCGCGGGCTTCCACTTCGCCGTTAACTACACCCTGTTTAGGGCCAACGTCAGGTCGAAGTAGGTGAGACATACCGTTGCTTGGGTCAGCGTGCCCACCGGTAGTCGCAATAGACTTAGCTACTGTGTAAATACGTGGGCCGGTAGCATAGCCTTTCGCAATAGCATTTCTTAAAGCCACTGTTTCGTTATAGCCATCACCTAGGTTGCGCACTGTGGTAAAGCCTGAATCTAAGGTTATTTGCGCGTAGTTTGCTGCACGCAGTGCGTAATCGGCTTCATTAAGTGAAAAGCGTTCT
This genomic window contains:
- a CDS encoding amidohydrolase family protein, with product MKKPLITLAITSALISSSLSAVADTLIHAGKVFTGTSKSLLERMTVVVEDNKITALKEGFAKPQEGDTVIDLSASTVMPGLMDMHVHLSSQHGGPQTYLERFSLNEADYALRAANYAQITLDSGFTTVRNLGDGYNETVALRNAIAKGYATGPRIYTVAKSIATTGGHADPSNGMSHLLRPDVGPKQGVVNGEVEAREAVRARYQDGADLIKITATGGVLSVAKSGQNPQFMTDELEAIVDTAKDYGMTVAVHAHGKEGMKRAIEAGVDSIEHGTYMDSEIRELMKKHGTYYVPTILAGKFVADKAKIDGFFPELVRPKAAAIGPLIQNTFEQAHKAGVKIAFGTDSGVSAHGDNAQEFALMVEAGMNPADALLSATVNSADLLGISDILGTLEQGKLADIVAVQGNPLDDISLMESVSFVMKDGVVYKQ
- a CDS encoding YqaA family protein; the encoded protein is MALGKKVKHKTKKLIDSKHMLKGITLASFLESTIVPIPLEAVMVPLMQARRDSLWKIALMATVGCVIGAVFGYALGYYLFDLVGQWVIDTFFSQDQFDSVKQQMQNQGFWFVMTLGIAPIPFQVAMLAAGATQYSLPLFLLATVIARAIRYFGLAVVVYYAGDKAEQLIKRYKVKAVFAITLVVVLLWWLSNMLS